Proteins encoded together in one Ipomoea triloba cultivar NCNSP0323 chromosome 4, ASM357664v1 window:
- the LOC116015857 gene encoding uncharacterized protein LOC116015857 — protein MGNLTSCTIRGPRVGSTKAARVILPGGEIRQFREAVKAAELMLEHPAYFLVNSRSLNMGRRFSALSADEDLEFGNVYIMFPMKRVNSVITAADMAVLLMAANSAAKRISGSANVKVSPDVAAATAGESPENDVSPSDAFAGLEFRHRLSSCRSKKPVLETIVEEPIRVR, from the coding sequence ATGGGAAATTTGACATCGTGCACTATTAGAGGTCCAAGAGTGGGGAGTACAAAGGCAGCTAGGGTTATCCTTCCCGGCGGCGAAATCCGGCAGTTCCGGGAGGCGGTGAAGGCGGCGGAGCTCATGCTGGAACACCCCGCCTATTTCTTGGTCAACTCCAGGTCGTTGAACATGGGGCGGAGATTCTCCGCCCTCTCTGCCGACGAGGATTTGGAGTTCGGTAACGTTTATATTATGTTTCCGATGAAGCGGGTCAACTCCGTCATCACCGCTGCCGACATGGCCGTGCTTCTCATGGCGGCTAACTCCGCCGCCAAGAGGATATCCGGTTCCGCGAATGTTAAGGTGTCGCCGGACGTGGCAGCCGCGACGGCCGGTGAGTCGCCGGAAAATGACGTCAGCCCGTCGGATGCGTTTGCCGGTTTGGAGTTTAGACATAGGTTATCGTCGTGCAGGTCAAAAAAGCCTGTGTTGGAAACAATCGTTGAAGAGCCTATTCGTGTTAGATGA